The Sphaerospermopsis torques-reginae ITEP-024 genome has a window encoding:
- the ahcY gene encoding adenosylhomocysteinase, whose amino-acid sequence MTATAPRLKHEVKDLALAPLGRQRIDWAGREMPVLKQIRDRFEKEKPFAGLRLVACAHVTTETAHLAIALKAGGADAVLIASNPLSTQDDVAACLVTDYEIPVFAMKGEDAATYSRHVQIALDHRPNIIIDDGSDVVAELVQHRQDQIKDLIGTTEETTTGIVRLRAMLADGVLTFPAMNVNDADTKHFFDNRYGTGQSTLDGIIRATNILLAGKTIVVAGYGWCGKGTALRARGLGANVIVTEIDPIKAIEAVMDGFRVLPMSEAASEGDLFITVTGNKHVVRGEHFDAMKDGAIVCNSGHFDIELDLKYLASQAKEIKTVRPFTEQYILNSGKSVIVLGEGRLVNLAAAEGHPSAVMDMSFANQALACEYLVKNKGKLAPGLYSIPTEVDQEIARLKLQALGIAIDSLTADQVEYINSWQSGT is encoded by the coding sequence ATGACCGCAACCGCTCCCAGATTAAAGCACGAGGTTAAAGACCTCGCCCTCGCTCCCTTGGGAAGACAACGTATTGACTGGGCTGGACGGGAAATGCCAGTATTAAAGCAAATTCGCGATCGCTTTGAGAAAGAAAAGCCTTTTGCTGGTTTGCGCTTAGTTGCTTGCGCCCACGTTACCACCGAAACCGCCCATTTGGCGATCGCCTTAAAAGCCGGTGGTGCTGATGCTGTTTTAATTGCCAGTAACCCTTTATCTACACAAGATGACGTAGCTGCTTGCTTAGTCACCGATTACGAAATTCCTGTATTTGCGATGAAAGGCGAAGATGCAGCAACCTATAGCCGCCACGTGCAAATCGCTTTAGATCATCGTCCTAACATTATTATTGATGACGGTAGTGATGTAGTAGCCGAATTGGTTCAACACCGTCAAGATCAAATTAAAGATTTAATTGGTACAACCGAAGAAACCACCACCGGTATTGTGCGTTTACGCGCTATGTTGGCTGATGGCGTGTTAACTTTCCCCGCGATGAACGTTAACGACGCAGACACCAAGCACTTCTTTGATAACCGCTACGGTACTGGTCAATCTACCTTAGACGGCATTATCCGCGCTACAAATATATTGCTGGCTGGTAAAACCATTGTAGTAGCTGGTTATGGCTGGTGCGGTAAAGGTACTGCTTTACGTGCGCGTGGTTTGGGTGCTAACGTTATCGTTACCGAAATTGACCCCATTAAAGCGATTGAAGCGGTAATGGATGGTTTCCGGGTATTACCCATGTCTGAAGCTGCTTCTGAAGGTGACTTGTTTATTACCGTGACTGGTAACAAGCACGTAGTCCGGGGTGAACACTTCGACGCAATGAAAGATGGTGCGATCGTTTGTAACTCTGGTCACTTTGATATTGAGTTAGATTTGAAATATTTAGCAAGTCAAGCTAAGGAAATCAAAACAGTAAGACCTTTCACAGAACAGTATATCCTCAACAGTGGTAAATCTGTGATTGTACTGGGTGAAGGTCGTTTAGTTAACCTAGCTGCTGCGGAAGGACATCCTAGCGCGGTAATGGATATGAGTTTTGCTAACCAAGCGTTAGCTTGTGAATACCTGGTTAAGAATAAGGGTAAGTTAGCACCTGGTTTGTATTCTATCCCTACTGAGGTTGATCAAGAAATTGCTCGTTTGAAGTTGCAAGCTTTGGGTATTGCAATTGATAGTTTGACTGCTGATCAGGTTGAGTATATCAATTCTTGGCAGTCTGGAACTTAA
- a CDS encoding XisH family protein, whose amino-acid sequence MSAKDVFHNAVRLALEKDGWLITDDPLYFRLTALVKIRIDLGAEKLIGAEKDHQKIAVEVKSFIGLSAISEFHTAIGQFLNYRIALEQEDSERVLYLAISKDIYQEFFTDTFIQTVLERYNIKLLVFDIQKEEIVLWKH is encoded by the coding sequence ATGTCGGCGAAAGATGTTTTTCATAATGCAGTTAGGTTAGCTTTAGAAAAAGATGGTTGGTTAATTACCGATGATCCTTTATATTTTCGACTGACAGCATTAGTTAAAATTAGAATAGATTTAGGTGCAGAAAAGCTAATTGGTGCTGAAAAAGATCATCAAAAGATAGCGGTGGAAGTAAAAAGTTTTATAGGACTTTCAGCAATTTCTGAATTTCATACAGCTATTGGTCAATTTTTGAATTATAGGATAGCATTAGAACAGGAAGACTCTGAAAGAGTATTATATTTAGCAATATCCAAAGATATATATCAAGAATTTTTTACCGATACCTTTATTCAAACTGTTTTAGAAAGATACAATATCAAATTATTAGTTTTTGATATTCAGAAGGAGGAAATAGTGTTATGGAAACATTAG
- a CDS encoding XisI protein translates to METLDYREIVKNLIYKYANEQPVEDLENTEIVFDTERDIYLLLYAGWRDENRIYGCPIHISIKDGKIWIQKDFTEEGIANQLVELGVPKTDIVLAFRSPYVRQFTGFASV, encoded by the coding sequence ATGGAAACATTAGATTATCGGGAGATAGTAAAAAATCTCATTTATAAATATGCCAATGAACAACCAGTAGAAGATTTAGAAAATACTGAAATTGTTTTTGATACAGAACGGGATATTTATTTACTGTTGTATGCAGGATGGCGTGATGAAAATAGAATTTATGGTTGTCCCATTCATATTAGTATCAAAGATGGGAAAATTTGGATTCAAAAAGATTTTACAGAGGAAGGAATTGCTAATCAGTTGGTAGAGTTAGGAGTACCGAAAACGGATATTGTTTTAGCTTTTAGATCACCTTATGTCAGACAGTTTACTGGTTTTGCATCGGTTTAG
- a CDS encoding putative toxin-antitoxin system toxin component, PIN family: MNHKLIVIDTNVLISAALSPTGTARKALEKAYKKFKIAQSTATYEELKTRIYKPKFDKYISNEEREDFLAVVEKYSQFIIIQTQLIICRDPDDNKFLELVKDANAEFLITGDEDLLSLNILAEYQNQIITPRDFLNLD, from the coding sequence ATGAATCATAAATTAATTGTCATTGACACCAATGTTTTAATTAGTGCTGCACTGAGTCCAACTGGAACAGCAAGGAAAGCTCTAGAAAAAGCCTATAAAAAATTTAAAATCGCTCAAAGTACAGCAACTTATGAAGAGTTAAAAACCAGAATTTATAAACCTAAGTTTGATAAATATATTTCAAATGAAGAACGGGAAGATTTTTTAGCAGTAGTTGAAAAATATAGTCAATTTATAATAATTCAAACTCAATTAATCATCTGTCGAGATCCAGACGACAACAAATTTTTAGAACTGGTGAAAGATGCTAACGCCGAATTTTTAATAACTGGCGATGAAGACTTATTATCACTGAATATTTTAGCTGAATATCAGAACCAGATTATTACACCTAGAGATTTTTTAAATCTTGATTAA
- a CDS encoding type II toxin-antitoxin system HicA family toxin — protein sequence MSKKRKLLEKVLSGSRNLQFDDLVTLVEAFGFSLSRINGSHHIFTHPNIPELINLQNRNGKAIPYQVQQFLTLIEKYSLTLEDEQ from the coding sequence ATGTCAAAAAAGCGTAAATTACTGGAGAAAGTCCTTTCGGGATCTAGAAATCTCCAATTTGATGATTTAGTGACTTTAGTTGAAGCCTTTGGTTTTTCTTTATCACGTATCAACGGTAGTCATCACATTTTTACTCATCCAAATATCCCTGAACTTATTAACTTACAAAATCGCAATGGTAAAGCTATTCCTTATCAGGTTCAGCAATTTCTAACATTAATTGAAAAATATTCCTTAACTTTGGAGGATGAGCAATGA
- a CDS encoding type II toxin-antitoxin system HicB family antitoxin: MKHYHINIFYSQEDEGYIADIPDLKYCSGFGLTEEEALQEVLKAKAAWLEAAEIAGKPIPEPRYKPVIYQIAS, encoded by the coding sequence ATGAAACACTATCACATTAATATTTTCTACAGTCAAGAAGATGAAGGTTATATTGCTGATATTCCTGATTTAAAATATTGTTCAGGTTTTGGTTTAACTGAAGAAGAAGCACTGCAAGAAGTTCTCAAAGCTAAAGCTGCTTGGTTAGAAGCTGCGGAAATAGCAGGTAAACCCATTCCAGAACCAAGATATAAACCTGTAATTTATCAAATAGCTTCATAG
- a CDS encoding XisI protein, whose amino-acid sequence METLNYREIVKNFIQNYAEECGEDSENIEIVFDTQRDVYLLLVTGWEDEKRIYWFPIHIKIKDDKIWIERDFTEEGIAQQLVELGVPKTDIVLGFRSPYIRQFTGFASV is encoded by the coding sequence ATGGAAACCTTAAATTATCGAGAAATAGTTAAAAATTTTATCCAAAACTATGCAGAAGAATGTGGAGAAGATTCAGAAAATATTGAAATAGTTTTTGATACACAAAGAGATGTTTACTTATTATTGGTTACAGGTTGGGAAGATGAAAAAAGAATTTATTGGTTTCCCATTCATATTAAAATTAAAGATGATAAAATCTGGATTGAAAGAGACTTTACAGAAGAAGGAATTGCTCAACAGTTGGTAGAATTAGGTGTACCGAAAACTGATATTGTTTTAGGTTTTAGATCACCTTATATTAGACAGTTTACAGGTTTTGCATCGGTTTAG
- a CDS encoding XisI protein, protein METMNYPELVQTVLARHTESHLPKGTELQLIFDNQRNHYLVIHLGWEGEKRTYGSMIHVDIKDGKICIQCDFTEEGIANELLELGVPKTDIVLGFRAPHIRQFTDFAQS, encoded by the coding sequence ATGGAAACAATGAATTATCCTGAATTAGTCCAAACCGTATTAGCAAGACATACAGAAAGTCATTTACCCAAAGGAACAGAACTACAATTAATATTTGATAATCAAAGAAATCATTATTTAGTAATTCATCTAGGATGGGAAGGTGAAAAACGGACTTATGGTTCAATGATTCATGTAGATATTAAAGATGGAAAAATCTGTATTCAGTGCGACTTTACAGAGGAAGGGATAGCTAATGAATTATTAGAATTAGGAGTACCAAAAACGGATATAGTGTTAGGATTTAGAGCGCCTCATATTAGACAATTTACTGATTTTGCACAAAGTTAA
- a CDS encoding PhzF family phenazine biosynthesis protein: MPQKITQVDAFTHTPFTGNPAAVCVLATPQPDDWMQQVAQEMNLSETAFLIKQNDGFNLRWFTPSVEVPLCGHATLASAHVLWSEGHLSPEQEAHFYTKSGLLIAKKKDDWIELDFPVNYSQTIEPPSELSEVLGIDYKSVYLNSLGYLVEVESAELVREMQPNFQQMKKLPIANVIVTSIGESGYDFVSRFFAPGLGIDEDPVTGAAHCCLAPFWRERLKKDEFLAYQASRRGGVVKVYYPGENRVFLAGQAITVMRGELLGDWGLGTGDWVINLMFPY; this comes from the coding sequence ATGCCCCAAAAAATAACCCAAGTTGATGCTTTCACCCATACACCATTTACAGGCAACCCCGCCGCAGTTTGTGTATTAGCAACTCCCCAACCCGACGACTGGATGCAACAAGTCGCCCAAGAAATGAATTTATCAGAAACGGCTTTTTTAATCAAACAAAATGACGGTTTTAATCTGCGTTGGTTTACTCCATCGGTAGAAGTTCCCCTTTGTGGTCATGCCACTTTAGCCAGCGCCCATGTATTATGGTCAGAAGGTCATCTATCACCAGAACAAGAAGCCCATTTCTATACAAAAAGTGGTTTATTAATCGCTAAGAAAAAAGATGATTGGATTGAATTAGATTTTCCTGTAAATTATTCCCAAACCATAGAACCACCATCAGAACTTAGTGAGGTTTTAGGAATAGATTATAAATCAGTTTACCTTAATTCTCTAGGTTATTTAGTAGAAGTTGAATCTGCGGAATTAGTGCGAGAAATGCAGCCGAATTTTCAACAGATGAAAAAGTTGCCTATTGCTAATGTAATTGTTACCAGTATAGGTGAGTCAGGATATGATTTTGTATCGCGGTTTTTTGCTCCAGGGTTAGGTATTGATGAAGATCCGGTAACTGGTGCTGCACATTGTTGTTTAGCACCATTTTGGCGTGAAAGGTTAAAAAAAGATGAGTTTTTAGCTTATCAAGCTTCTCGTCGTGGTGGAGTAGTAAAAGTTTATTATCCTGGTGAAAATCGCGTTTTTTTAGCAGGACAAGCTATAACTGTAATGCGTGGTGAGTTATTAGGTGACTGGGGACTGGGGACTGGGGACTGGGTAATAAATTTGATGTTTCCCTATTAA
- a CDS encoding DUF4332 domain-containing protein has product MTTKQIKIKSNKSVLKPCDWPIENLPGLSPDELLKLQSCDIKTTLDLVKQGKTPAAKLALASKLQINLQYVHKWVALADLARLPSVGTQYCGLLLHAGVISVMQLAEIPSHKLHQQIMRLQVATLQRRDLCPAVELVQQWSQQAKVIGNW; this is encoded by the coding sequence ATGACTACTAAACAGATAAAGATTAAAAGTAATAAAAGTGTCTTGAAACCTTGTGACTGGCCGATTGAAAATTTACCAGGATTAAGTCCAGATGAACTTTTAAAATTGCAAAGTTGTGATATTAAAACTACACTGGATTTAGTTAAACAAGGGAAAACACCAGCAGCTAAACTTGCATTAGCAAGTAAATTACAAATCAATCTTCAATATGTTCATAAATGGGTGGCTTTAGCGGATCTGGCACGTCTTCCCAGTGTGGGTACTCAATATTGTGGTTTATTGCTTCATGCGGGTGTCATTTCTGTTATGCAATTGGCAGAAATTCCTAGCCATAAATTACATCAACAAATTATGCGTTTGCAAGTAGCAACATTACAACGACGTGATTTATGTCCGGCTGTGGAATTGGTGCAACAATGGAGTCAACAAGCAAAGGTAATTGGTAATTGGTAA
- a CDS encoding TetR/AcrR family transcriptional regulator, with translation MRVFNSPPPSEAQTRDRILQAAQRLFASQGFDGTTTRDLAQAAGVAEGTLFRHFANKKAILVEVATNGWVEILTDLLTELSEMASYKAVAQVMRRRMWNMRKNVDMMRVCFMEVQFHQDLRDRIQTEVIDKMTDVAEAFFQTAMDKGIYRQMDAKLVAKVFLGMFAIAGFSDNTLIEPNASPQEMQQMAEGLADIFLNGVLIKE, from the coding sequence ATGCGAGTTTTTAATTCTCCCCCTCCCTCAGAAGCTCAAACCCGTGATCGCATTCTTCAGGCGGCACAGCGGTTATTTGCATCTCAGGGATTTGATGGTACTACAACCCGTGATTTAGCACAGGCCGCAGGGGTAGCTGAGGGTACGCTCTTTCGTCATTTTGCCAATAAAAAAGCAATTTTGGTAGAGGTGGCGACAAATGGCTGGGTGGAAATTCTCACAGATTTGTTGACAGAATTGAGTGAAATGGCTAGTTATAAAGCTGTAGCCCAGGTAATGCGCCGCAGAATGTGGAATATGCGGAAAAATGTGGACATGATGCGAGTTTGTTTCATGGAAGTGCAGTTTCATCAAGATTTGCGCGATCGCATTCAAACCGAAGTCATTGATAAAATGACAGATGTGGCAGAAGCATTTTTTCAAACGGCAATGGATAAAGGCATCTATCGGCAGATGGATGCTAAATTAGTGGCTAAGGTGTTTTTGGGAATGTTTGCGATCGCAGGTTTTTCTGATAATACTCTCATCGAACCCAACGCATCACCCCAAGAAATGCAACAGATGGCTGAAGGTTTGGCTGATATTTTCTTAAATGGTGTGTTAATTAAAGAGTAG
- a CDS encoding M16 family metallopeptidase, producing MKHLILDFRFWILDWLRDKTNKSPVQNNLSRLLAVALALLIFGCGLTPQAALALQPQQTSIQPYLDRVVKELTEFTLDNGLKFIVLERHQAPVVSFVTYADVGGIDEPDGQTGVAHFLEHLAFKGTKRIGTTDYLAEKPLLNQLEQLDQQIKTAKAQNKTEDLAKLQTEFKSLENQAQKLVKQNEMGKIVEQAGGVGLNATTSSEATRYFYSFPANKLELWMSLESERFLEPVFREFYKERDVILEERRMRVENSPVGFMVEKFMDTAFKVHPYRRPVIGYDEDIRNLSPANVKQFFENYYVPSNLTIAVVGDVNPDEVKRLAKIYFGRYQSKPKAQAKILPEPKQTEPREITVELSSQPWYFEGYHRPAITDPDNAVYDIMASLLSDGRTSRLYKSLIEKQRLALAAQGLSGFPGDKYGNLMLFYALTAPGHTVDELAIALGKEIEKLKTEPVSATELQRVKTQARAGLLRSLDSNMGMAQQLLEYEVKTGSWRNLFKQLDDIAKVTPADIQRVAQATFTPENRTVGKLLSKQG from the coding sequence ATGAAACATTTGATTTTGGATTTTAGATTTTGGATTTTAGATTGGTTAAGGGATAAAACTAATAAATCACCTGTTCAGAATAATCTTAGCCGTCTGTTAGCAGTGGCTTTGGCGCTGTTAATATTTGGTTGCGGTTTAACTCCCCAAGCAGCTTTAGCACTGCAACCCCAGCAAACTTCCATTCAACCTTATTTAGATCGGGTGGTGAAGGAGTTAACAGAATTTACCCTCGATAATGGGCTGAAATTCATAGTTTTAGAACGACATCAAGCCCCCGTAGTTTCCTTTGTCACCTATGCTGATGTTGGTGGTATAGATGAACCTGATGGCCAAACAGGGGTAGCACATTTTTTAGAGCATTTGGCTTTTAAAGGTACAAAACGCATTGGTACAACAGACTATCTAGCCGAAAAACCATTATTAAACCAGTTAGAACAATTAGATCAGCAAATTAAAACCGCCAAAGCTCAAAATAAAACAGAAGACTTAGCAAAGCTACAAACTGAGTTTAAATCATTAGAAAATCAGGCTCAGAAGTTGGTTAAGCAAAACGAAATGGGTAAAATTGTTGAGCAAGCAGGAGGTGTAGGTTTAAATGCTACTACTTCTAGTGAAGCTACTCGTTATTTTTACAGTTTTCCCGCTAATAAGTTAGAACTGTGGATGTCTTTGGAGTCAGAGCGATTTTTAGAACCTGTTTTTCGGGAGTTTTATAAAGAAAGAGATGTAATTTTAGAAGAACGACGGATGCGTGTAGAAAATTCTCCCGTCGGTTTCATGGTAGAAAAATTTATGGATACCGCTTTTAAGGTCCATCCCTACAGAAGACCAGTGATAGGCTATGACGAAGATATCCGCAACCTCTCACCAGCAAATGTCAAACAATTTTTTGAAAATTATTATGTTCCTAGTAATTTAACCATTGCTGTTGTCGGTGATGTTAACCCGGATGAGGTGAAAAGATTAGCCAAAATTTATTTTGGACGTTATCAGTCTAAACCCAAAGCACAAGCAAAAATTCTCCCCGAACCAAAACAAACCGAACCGAGAGAAATTACCGTAGAGCTATCTTCTCAACCTTGGTATTTTGAAGGTTATCACCGTCCCGCTATTACTGATCCTGATAATGCAGTTTATGACATCATGGCCAGTTTATTAAGTGATGGACGCACTTCCAGACTTTATAAGTCTTTGATAGAAAAACAACGGTTAGCTTTAGCTGCTCAAGGTTTGAGTGGTTTTCCTGGTGATAAATATGGGAATTTAATGTTATTTTATGCCCTGACAGCACCAGGACATACAGTTGATGAATTGGCGATCGCCCTGGGTAAAGAAATTGAAAAATTGAAAACAGAACCTGTATCAGCAACAGAATTACAGCGGGTGAAAACTCAAGCTAGAGCGGGTTTATTACGCAGTTTAGATTCTAATATGGGCATGGCGCAGCAATTATTGGAATATGAAGTCAAAACCGGTTCTTGGCGGAATTTGTTTAAACAATTGGATGATATTGCTAAAGTTACACCTGCGGATATTCAACGGGTAGCACAGGCAACTTTTACCCCAGAAAATCGCACTGTGGGTAAGTTGTTGTCAAAGCAAGGATAA
- a CDS encoding M16 family metallopeptidase: MKGKKLKFSLKFSKSWRFISALVIAFLLTFNFSWVATAAAKHYSDLQFTPLSEIKLPKYERFVLDNGLVVYLMEDHELPLVSGTTLVKTGSRWESGDKVGLADVVGSLMRTGGTLKHSPDQLNEILEQRAASVETDISEAAGSASFDSLTEDLETVFGLFAEVLREPAFAQEKLDLIKTQVKGSIARRNDDPDDIASREFRKLIYGQESPYSRTVEYATLDQINREDVVKFYQQYYYPNNMILGIVGDFNPKQMRSLIQAKFGDWKPNPNISKTQLPQVSSANLGGVFFVNQPQLTQSNILIGHLGGTFDNPDYAALSVMNGVLNGFGGRLFNEVRSRQGLAYSVYGVWSPRFDYPGMFIAGGQTRSDATVQFVKALKTEINRMQNQRVTAKELNYAKESTLNSFVFNFQDPSQTLSRLMRYEYYGYPADFLFRYQKAVTATTTADVQRVARKYLKPENLVTLVVGNETAIKPPLTQLAATVTPIDVTIPGSQTQAQK, from the coding sequence GTGAAGGGTAAGAAATTGAAATTTTCATTGAAGTTTTCTAAGAGTTGGCGGTTTATTTCCGCTTTGGTGATTGCTTTTCTGCTGACTTTTAATTTTTCTTGGGTAGCGACAGCAGCAGCAAAGCATTACTCAGATTTACAGTTTACTCCTTTGTCGGAAATTAAATTACCGAAATATGAACGGTTTGTTTTGGATAACGGTTTGGTTGTCTATTTAATGGAGGATCATGAGTTACCTTTAGTCAGTGGCACAACTCTGGTTAAAACTGGTAGCCGTTGGGAATCAGGTGATAAAGTTGGGTTAGCGGATGTTGTTGGTTCACTGATGCGAACTGGTGGCACTCTCAAACATTCTCCAGATCAATTAAATGAGATTTTGGAACAACGAGCAGCTTCTGTAGAAACTGATATTAGCGAAGCTGCTGGTAGTGCTAGTTTTGATAGTTTGACTGAAGATTTAGAAACAGTTTTTGGGCTGTTTGCTGAGGTGTTGCGAGAACCAGCTTTTGCTCAAGAAAAGTTAGATTTGATTAAAACTCAAGTTAAGGGTAGTATTGCTCGTCGCAATGATGATCCAGATGATATTGCTAGTCGGGAGTTTAGAAAATTAATCTATGGTCAAGAAAGCCCATACTCTCGCACGGTAGAATATGCAACTCTGGATCAAATTAACCGTGAAGATGTGGTTAAATTCTACCAACAATATTATTATCCCAATAATATGATTTTGGGAATTGTGGGAGATTTTAACCCCAAACAAATGCGATCGCTCATTCAAGCTAAGTTTGGTGACTGGAAACCTAACCCTAATATTTCTAAAACGCAACTACCGCAAGTATCATCAGCTAATTTAGGTGGTGTATTTTTTGTTAATCAACCCCAACTCACACAAAGTAATATTCTCATTGGACATTTAGGCGGAACTTTCGATAATCCTGATTATGCTGCATTAAGTGTCATGAATGGGGTATTAAATGGATTTGGGGGAAGATTATTTAATGAAGTGCGATCGCGTCAAGGTTTAGCTTATTCTGTATATGGTGTCTGGAGTCCCCGTTTCGATTATCCAGGAATGTTTATTGCTGGGGGACAAACTCGTTCTGATGCTACAGTACAGTTTGTGAAAGCATTGAAAACAGAAATTAATCGGATGCAAAATCAAAGGGTGACAGCAAAAGAATTAAATTATGCCAAAGAATCTACCCTCAATTCTTTTGTATTCAATTTTCAAGATCCCAGTCAAACTTTATCTCGATTAATGCGCTACGAATATTATGGTTATCCCGCTGATTTTCTGTTTCGTTATCAAAAAGCTGTCACCGCAACCACAACAGCAGATGTACAAAGAGTAGCCAGAAAATACCTCAAACCAGAAAATTTAGTCACCCTAGTAGTGGGAAATGAAACTGCTATTAAACCACCATTAACTCAGTTAGCAGCTACAGTGACACCAATAGATGTTACTATTCCCGGTTCTCAAACCCAAGCACAGAAATAA
- a CDS encoding Uma2 family endonuclease has protein sequence MSLTVKELEEIQIAYPDYRIELVDGSIIIMSPSGYEPEEVGTEFASLLRNWVRPRKLGRVVGSSAGFKLPNSDLRAPDVSFVRAERLKISTEDYAELVPDLVVEVKSKTDSIDKLREKIQEFIKLGSQVGILINPKTRTLEVSRDGETVILKDGDILTLPDLLPGFEVVISEIWPPVFE, from the coding sequence ATGTCTTTAACCGTGAAAGAACTAGAAGAAATACAGATAGCATATCCAGATTATCGCATAGAATTAGTAGATGGGAGTATCATTATTATGAGTCCGTCGGGTTATGAACCAGAAGAAGTAGGTACTGAGTTTGCATCTTTGTTAAGAAACTGGGTTAGACCTCGTAAACTAGGCCGTGTAGTGGGTTCTAGTGCGGGTTTTAAATTACCAAATTCTGATTTACGTGCGCCCGATGTTTCTTTTGTTCGTGCTGAGAGATTGAAAATATCAACAGAAGATTATGCGGAATTAGTTCCTGATTTGGTAGTGGAAGTAAAATCTAAAACTGATTCTATAGATAAACTGAGAGAAAAGATTCAAGAATTTATTAAATTAGGTTCACAGGTGGGAATTTTAATTAATCCTAAAACTAGAACATTAGAAGTTTCTCGTGATGGTGAAACAGTGATTTTAAAAGATGGTGATATTTTAACACTTCCTGATTTATTACCTGGTTTTGAAGTGGTAATTTCAGAAATTTGGCCTCCTGTTTTTGAGTAG
- a CDS encoding Uma2 family endonuclease — translation MSLTVKELEEIQITYPDYRIELVDGSIIIMSPSGYEPEEVGTEFARILGNWVRPRKLGRVVGSSAGFKLPNSDLRAPDVSFVRAERLKISTEDYAELVPDLVVEVKSKTDSIDKLREKIQEFIKLGSQVGILINPKTRTLEVSRNGETVIFKDGDILTLPDLLPGFEVVISEIWPPVFE, via the coding sequence ATGTCTTTAACCGTGAAAGAACTAGAAGAAATACAGATAACATATCCAGATTATCGCATAGAATTAGTAGATGGGAGTATTATTATTATGAGTCCGTCGGGTTATGAACCAGAAGAAGTAGGTACTGAGTTTGCGCGAATTTTGGGAAACTGGGTTAGACCTCGTAAACTAGGCCGTGTAGTGGGTTCGAGTGCGGGTTTTAAATTACCAAATTCTGATTTACGTGCGCCCGATGTTTCTTTTGTTCGTGCTGAGAGATTGAAAATATCAACAGAAGATTATGCAGAATTAGTTCCTGATTTGGTAGTGGAAGTAAAATCTAAAACTGATTCTATAGATAAACTGAGAGAAAAGATTCAAGAATTTATTAAATTAGGTTCACAGGTGGGAATTTTAATTAATCCTAAAACTAGAACATTAGAAGTTTCTCGAAATGGTGAAACAGTGATTTTCAAAGATGGTGATATTTTAACACTTCCTGATTTATTACCTGGTTTTGAAGTGGTAATTTCAGAAATTTGGCCTCCTGTTTTTGAGTAG
- a CDS encoding YciI family protein yields the protein MPKYVMWGSYCEDVLTKREPYRPAHLEGLAKQKEAGILITLGPTKDVTKVFGIYEAENEETVRQLVEADPYWKNGIWTEYSIKEWIQAF from the coding sequence ATGCCAAAATACGTAATGTGGGGAAGCTACTGCGAAGACGTACTAACCAAACGTGAACCCTACCGACCAGCACATTTAGAAGGACTAGCAAAACAAAAAGAAGCAGGAATTTTAATTACCCTGGGTCCTACAAAAGATGTCACCAAAGTTTTTGGTATTTATGAAGCGGAAAACGAAGAAACTGTCCGTCAGTTAGTGGAAGCTGATCCTTATTGGAAAAACGGTATCTGGACAGAGTATTCTATTAAAGAGTGGATTCAAGCTTTTTAA